Proteins from one Impatiens glandulifera chromosome 2, dImpGla2.1, whole genome shotgun sequence genomic window:
- the LOC124923974 gene encoding uncharacterized protein LOC124923974 isoform X1 gives MALLLGEDGRGYDLARKLESLGVWRTWLGDALYSSFIHCLTSPSSWDVFMSTDDSKSRAQIQLQLRVRALLFDKASASQLLRPPLQSSSSSIISKLNPNYLQLHGDDIYFSYEDCPQDEQQQQQQRDSTAGSKKPQQKPQSKASSVSVGSRYGGDKDMDNSSQRLRHDEFPETWYNQFFEKYRVTKPYRIASADQEGDKRTPEKMSSFIITNEKIKKRRAAFKEDETNNAINNRVTKSRISTLDETEAIDDDSVFFPEIMFPFNCVPSSTFPPMRRLEQNRKIDFNGILDSLPKMMAKNHTMIERLGIRPENMGMEQQGGNQFHGKAWDEGKRRQLSEKQASEMSRKVIARNLTEIGFDSSCKTSVDVLSQLLSSHTCKLGRVLRMLTDNYRKKCSAVELVKMFLQTTGYSNLGGLAEIVKDNSRNNPVQQTQQQQLQLIQSQLHPQFQAQLRQSQQLQQVTRQMHPQMQMQMQQIQLQMQMQQMQQQQMAQPQNLVFQQQQQQQMERIRRRQPAAAAAAAISSSTTTTTTTTTTNSTPRTMVQVKLENPSEFTPSPMETNNNNTFGGGATAAAGGMMNIRHPHQLQFQQHHQIAAMSNFQAQSTNQYRQSAILPAATASHHQIPQVQTPTSNNGGNSSLMRAQPVKVEGFQELMGGDLATIKLDNNSSAEGNGKITSPPLPQPPK, from the exons ATGGCGTTGCTACTCGGCGAAGACGGCCGGGGTTACGACCTTGCTCGGAAGCTCGAGAGCCTTGGGGTGTGGCGGACGTGGCTTGGTGATGCTCTCTATTCCAGTTTCATCCATTGCCTCACTTCCCCGTCGTCATGGGACGTCTTCATGAGCACGGATGATTCGAAATCTAGGGCACAAATCCAACTCCAGCTCAGGGTTCGGGCTCTTCTATTCGATAAAGCCTCCGCCTCTCAATTGCTCCGACCGCCTCTGCAGTCTTCTTCTTCGTCCATAATTTCGAAGCTTAATCCGAATT ATTTGCAGTTACACGGCGATGACATTTACTTCAGTTACGAAGATTGTCCTCAAgatgaacaacaacaacaacaacaacggGACAGTACTGCCGGTTCTAAGAAACCACAACAGAAG CCCCAATCAAAGGCATCATCAGTAAGTGTTGGTTCAAGATATGGTGGTGACAAAGATATGGACAATTCGTCTCAGAGGTTGAGACATGATGAATTTCCAGAGACATGGTATAATCAGTTCTTTGAGAAATATAGAGTTACTAAACCATATAGAATCGCCTCAGCTGACCAGGAAGGTGACAAACGTACACCTGAGAAGATGTCGTCTTTTATTATAACCAATGAGAAGATCAAGAAAAGGAGAGCAGCATTCAAGGAAGATGAGACCAATAATGCTATCAATAATCGCGTGACAAAAAGTAGGATCTCCACTTTGGACGAAACCGAAGCAATCGATGATGATTCTGTTTTTTTCCCTGAAATAATGTTCCCCTTTAACTGTGTCCCCTCTAGTACATTTCCACCTATGCGTCGATTGGAGCAAAACCGCAAAATAGATTTTAATGGAATACTTGATAGTCTACCAAAAATGATGGCGAAGAACCATACTATGATTGAGAGACTTGGAATCAGACCAGAGAACATGGGCATGGAGCAGCAGGGAGGAAATCAATTCCATGGGAAAGCCTGGGATGAAGGGAAGAGAAGACAGTTGAGTGAAAAACAGGCATCAGAAATGTCTAGGAAGGTGATAGCCCGTAATTTAACTGAGATAGGGTTTGATAGCTCATGTAAAACTTCGGTGGATGTGTTATCCCAGCTCCTGAGCTCTCATACATGTAAGCTGGGACGTGTTCTGAGGATGCTTACTGATAATTACAGAAAGAAATGCTCAGCCGTTGAACTGGTCAAGATGTTCCTTCAAACAACAGGATATAG TAATTTAGGAGGATTAGCAGAGATTGTGAAGGATAATTCAAGAAACAACCCTGTGCAACAAACTCAGCAGCAACAACTACAGTTGATCCAGTCACAATTACATCCGCAATTCCAGGCACAGCTTAGACAATCTCAACAA TTGCAGCAGGTTACAAGACAGATGCATCCACAAATGCAGATGCAAATGCAACAAATACAGTTGCAAATGCAGATGCAACAGATGCAGCAGCAGCAGATGGCTCAGCCGCAAAACCTAGTATTCCAGcagcagcaacaacaacaaATGGAAAGGATTAGAAGGCGTCAAccagctgctgctgctgctgctgctatTAGTAGTAGTACTACTACTACAACTACTACTACTACGACTAATAGTACCCCTCGGACGATGGTCCAAGTGAAGCTTGAAAACCCATCGGAGTTCACACCTTCTCCTATGGaaaccaataataataatacatttggAGGAGGAGCAACAGCAGCAGCAGGAGGGATGATGAATATAAGGCATCCCCACCAGTTGCAATTCCAGCAACATCATCAGATTGCAGCAATGTCAAACTTCCAGGCGCAATCCACCAATCAATATCGACAATCAGCCATATTACCCGCCGCCACCGCCTCCCATCATCAGATTCCTCAAGTCCAAACACC GACTAGTAATAACGGAGGAAATAGCAGTTTGATGAGGGCACAACCGGTGAAAGTAGAGGGATTCCAAGAGTTGATGGGTGGGGATTTGGCGACAATAAAGCTCGACAACAACAGCTCAGCAGAAGGGAATGGAAAAATAActtctcctcctcttcctcAACCTCCAAAGTAA
- the LOC124923974 gene encoding uncharacterized protein LOC124923974 isoform X2, with protein sequence MALLLGEDGRGYDLARKLESLGVWRTWLGDALYSSFIHCLTSPSSWDVFMSTDDSKSRAQIQLQLRVRALLFDKASASQLLRPPLQSSSSSIISKLNPNYLQLHGDDIYFSYEDCPQDEQQQQQQRDSTAGSKKPQQKPQSKASSVSVGSRYGGDKDMDNSSQRLRHDEFPETWYNQFFEKYRVTKPYRIASADQEGDKRTPEKMSSFIITNEKIKKRRAAFKEDETNNAINNRVTKSRISTLDETEAIDDDSVFFPEIMFPFNCVPSSTFPPMRRLEQNRKIDFNGILDSLPKMMAKNHTMIERLGIRPENMGMEQQGGNQFHGKAWDEGKRRQLSEKQASEMSRKVIARNLTEIGFDSSCKTSVDVLSQLLSSHTCKLGRVLRMLTDNYRKKCSAVELVKMFLQTTGYSNLGGLAEIVKDNSRNNPVQQTQQQQLQLIQSQLHPQFQAQLRQSQQQVTRQMHPQMQMQMQQIQLQMQMQQMQQQQMAQPQNLVFQQQQQQQMERIRRRQPAAAAAAAISSSTTTTTTTTTTNSTPRTMVQVKLENPSEFTPSPMETNNNNTFGGGATAAAGGMMNIRHPHQLQFQQHHQIAAMSNFQAQSTNQYRQSAILPAATASHHQIPQVQTPTSNNGGNSSLMRAQPVKVEGFQELMGGDLATIKLDNNSSAEGNGKITSPPLPQPPK encoded by the exons ATGGCGTTGCTACTCGGCGAAGACGGCCGGGGTTACGACCTTGCTCGGAAGCTCGAGAGCCTTGGGGTGTGGCGGACGTGGCTTGGTGATGCTCTCTATTCCAGTTTCATCCATTGCCTCACTTCCCCGTCGTCATGGGACGTCTTCATGAGCACGGATGATTCGAAATCTAGGGCACAAATCCAACTCCAGCTCAGGGTTCGGGCTCTTCTATTCGATAAAGCCTCCGCCTCTCAATTGCTCCGACCGCCTCTGCAGTCTTCTTCTTCGTCCATAATTTCGAAGCTTAATCCGAATT ATTTGCAGTTACACGGCGATGACATTTACTTCAGTTACGAAGATTGTCCTCAAgatgaacaacaacaacaacaacaacggGACAGTACTGCCGGTTCTAAGAAACCACAACAGAAG CCCCAATCAAAGGCATCATCAGTAAGTGTTGGTTCAAGATATGGTGGTGACAAAGATATGGACAATTCGTCTCAGAGGTTGAGACATGATGAATTTCCAGAGACATGGTATAATCAGTTCTTTGAGAAATATAGAGTTACTAAACCATATAGAATCGCCTCAGCTGACCAGGAAGGTGACAAACGTACACCTGAGAAGATGTCGTCTTTTATTATAACCAATGAGAAGATCAAGAAAAGGAGAGCAGCATTCAAGGAAGATGAGACCAATAATGCTATCAATAATCGCGTGACAAAAAGTAGGATCTCCACTTTGGACGAAACCGAAGCAATCGATGATGATTCTGTTTTTTTCCCTGAAATAATGTTCCCCTTTAACTGTGTCCCCTCTAGTACATTTCCACCTATGCGTCGATTGGAGCAAAACCGCAAAATAGATTTTAATGGAATACTTGATAGTCTACCAAAAATGATGGCGAAGAACCATACTATGATTGAGAGACTTGGAATCAGACCAGAGAACATGGGCATGGAGCAGCAGGGAGGAAATCAATTCCATGGGAAAGCCTGGGATGAAGGGAAGAGAAGACAGTTGAGTGAAAAACAGGCATCAGAAATGTCTAGGAAGGTGATAGCCCGTAATTTAACTGAGATAGGGTTTGATAGCTCATGTAAAACTTCGGTGGATGTGTTATCCCAGCTCCTGAGCTCTCATACATGTAAGCTGGGACGTGTTCTGAGGATGCTTACTGATAATTACAGAAAGAAATGCTCAGCCGTTGAACTGGTCAAGATGTTCCTTCAAACAACAGGATATAG TAATTTAGGAGGATTAGCAGAGATTGTGAAGGATAATTCAAGAAACAACCCTGTGCAACAAACTCAGCAGCAACAACTACAGTTGATCCAGTCACAATTACATCCGCAATTCCAGGCACAGCTTAGACAATCTCAACAA CAGGTTACAAGACAGATGCATCCACAAATGCAGATGCAAATGCAACAAATACAGTTGCAAATGCAGATGCAACAGATGCAGCAGCAGCAGATGGCTCAGCCGCAAAACCTAGTATTCCAGcagcagcaacaacaacaaATGGAAAGGATTAGAAGGCGTCAAccagctgctgctgctgctgctgctatTAGTAGTAGTACTACTACTACAACTACTACTACTACGACTAATAGTACCCCTCGGACGATGGTCCAAGTGAAGCTTGAAAACCCATCGGAGTTCACACCTTCTCCTATGGaaaccaataataataatacatttggAGGAGGAGCAACAGCAGCAGCAGGAGGGATGATGAATATAAGGCATCCCCACCAGTTGCAATTCCAGCAACATCATCAGATTGCAGCAATGTCAAACTTCCAGGCGCAATCCACCAATCAATATCGACAATCAGCCATATTACCCGCCGCCACCGCCTCCCATCATCAGATTCCTCAAGTCCAAACACC GACTAGTAATAACGGAGGAAATAGCAGTTTGATGAGGGCACAACCGGTGAAAGTAGAGGGATTCCAAGAGTTGATGGGTGGGGATTTGGCGACAATAAAGCTCGACAACAACAGCTCAGCAGAAGGGAATGGAAAAATAActtctcctcctcttcctcAACCTCCAAAGTAA
- the LOC124923975 gene encoding CMP-sialic acid transporter 2-like, which yields MEYRKIKDEDKEGDVIPSDVEGLQSKSLSGTVAAFGGSSREQNKWKRKTIVTIALTILTSSQAILIVWSKRAGKYEYSVTTANFLVEALKCAFSLAALSRIWSNDGITDDNRLSTTWDEVSVYPIPAALYLIKNLLQYYIFAYVDAPGYQILKNLNIISTGVLYRIILKRKLSEIQWAAFILLGAGCTTAQLNPSSDHVLQTPFHGWMMAIVMALLSGFAGVYTEAIIKKRPSRNINVQNFWLYIFGMGFNAIAIIIQDFDAVANKGFFHGYSLITALMILNHALSGIAVSMVMKYADNIVKVYSTSVAMLLTAVVSVFLFGFHLSLAFFLGSIVVSVSVYMHSIGKIQR from the exons ATGGAGTATCGAAAAATCAAGGATGAG GATAAAGAAGGGGATGTAATTCCAAGTGATGTGGAGGGCTTGCAGTCAAAATCTCTTTCAG GAACGGTGGCAGCCTTTGGAGGAAGTTCAAGAGAACAAAATAAGTGGAAGCGCAA GACAATTGTTACCATTGCTTTAACTATTCTTACAAGCTCCCAGGCAATATTAATTGTCTGGTCCAAGAGAGCGGGAAAGTACGAGTATAGTGTTACCACAGCAAACTTCTTG GTAGAAGCTTTGAAATGTGCATTCTCATTGGCAGCACTCTCAAGGATATGGAGTAACGATGGTATTACTGATGATAACAG GTTGAGTACAACCTGGGATGAAGTTAGTGTTTACCCCATACCTGCAGCACTTTACCTCATCAAGAATTTGCTTCAA TATTACATCTTTGCGTATGTGGATGCTCCTGGTTATCAAATACTCAAGAACCTGAATATCATTAGCACTGGTGTGTTGTATCGTATTATTCTGAAAAGGAA GTTGAGTGAGATTCAGTGGGCTGCATTCATATTACTAGGTGCAGGGTGCACCACGGCACAACTTAATCCCAG TTCCGACCACGTTCTTCAGACTCCTTTCCACGGTTGGATGATGGCCATT GTCATGGCACTCCTAAGTGGTTTTGCAGGAGTTTATACTGAG GCGATAATTAAAAAGCGTCCTTCAAGAAACATAAATGTGCAGAACTTCTGGCTATACATATTTGGAATGGGCTTCAATGCTATTGCAATAATAATCCAAGATTTTGATGCTGTGGCCAACAA GGGATTCTTCCATGGATACTCACTGATAACAGCTCTGATGATTCTTAACCATGCGTTAAG TGGAATTGCTGTGTCGATGGTCATGAAGTATGCAGACAATATTGTGAAG GTGTATTCAACTTCAGTTGCTATGCTGCTGACGGCAGTTGTTTCTGTGTTCCTATTCGGATTTCATCTGTCGCTTGCTTTCTTCCTCGGATCAAT TGTTGTCTCTGTCTCAGTATATATGCACTCCATTGGAAAAATTCAAAGATAA
- the LOC124925098 gene encoding receptor-like cytosolic serine/threonine-protein kinase RBK1, with product MRRGILAVSNEKIIEEEKKSMDETTRELPPVDEACSCSPRGVLEMDISTPTGKDSNNNSIVLAAADGGGEGGEVVVTDNSLITLGLVDKLAGGNPLHLKRLFETPKMKSVRKFTTIPLLAGYELSKNLKKKTGRNRSTGETIDCGDFIAPKPSWRNFKRHELAAATDDFSPERMIGKGGHAEVYKGTLPDGSVVAVKKIIKKKNEEDEKNGDFLSELGIIAHIDHPNAAKLIGFSIDGGLHLVLQFSPHGSLASVLHGSDEKVLEWSIRFKVALGIAEGLHYLHSSCQRRIIHRDITASNILLTEDYEPQISDFGLAKWLPENWVHHIVHPIEGTFGYMAPEYFMHGIVDEKTDVFAFSVLLLELITGRRAVDSSMQSLVMWAKPLLEKKCVDELADPRLEGRYDVEEMYRAMSTALACLHHSSSNRPKMSRVVQLLKGEGGSAELKQKSLGGRAILLDACDLEDYNKESYQNDLTRHMQLVME from the exons ATGAGAAGAG GAATTCTTGCGGTGTCCAATGAGAAGATTatagaggaggagaagaaaTCCATGGATGAGACAACAAGGGAATTACCACCTGTTGATGAAGCATGTTCCTGCTCGCCGAGAGGCGTCCTGGAGATGGACATCTCCACCCCCACCGGCAAGGATTCCAACAACAACAGCATCGTGTTGGCCGCCGCCgatggaggaggagaaggagggGAGGTGGTGGTTACTGACAACAGTCTCATAACATTGGGACTAGTGGATAAACTTGCCGGAGGGAATCCCTTACACCTCAAGAGGCTTTTTGAGACCCCTAAGATGAAATCTGTCAGGAAGTTCACCACCATTCCCTTGTTGGCCGGATACGAACTCTCCAAGAATCTTAAGAAGAAAACTGGCAGGAATCGAAGCACCGGCGAAACTATTGATTGTGGCGACTTTATCGCCCCTAAACCGTCTTGGAGAAATTTCAAACGTCATGAACTCGCCGCTGCAACCGACGATTTTAGTCCag agaGGATGATCGGAAAAGGAGGACATGCTGAGGTGTACAAGGGGACATTGCCGGACGGGAGCGTGGTTGCGGTGAAGaagataataaagaaaaagaacgAAGAAGACGAAAAGAACGGTGATTTCTTGTCGGAGCTTGGCATCATCGCTCACATCGACCACCCTAATGCAGCTAAGCTCATCGGCTTCAGCATTGACGGCGGCCTCCACCTCGTCCTCCAGTTCTCTCCCCACGGCAGCCTCGCCTCCGTCTTACACGGTTCAGATGAGAAAGTACTAGAATGGAGCATAAGGTTCAAGGTGGCTCTTGGGATTGCTGAAGGTCTTCATTACCTTCATTCTTCTTGCCAAAGGCGCATTATTCATAGAGACATCACTGCCTCAAACATTTTACTCACAGAAGACTATGAACCTCAG ATTTCCGATTTTGGCCTTGCAAAATGGCTTCCGGAGAATTGGGTTCACCATATTGTCCATCCCATCGAGGGTACTTTCGGGTACATGGCACCCGAGTATTTCATGCATGGGATTGTGGACGAGAAGACAGATGTTTTTGCATTCAGCGTCTTGTTGCTCGAGCTCATAACAGGCCGTCGAGCAGTTGATTCCAGCATGCAAAGTCTTGTTATGTGG GCAAAGCCTCTGCTGGAAAAGAAATGCGTGGATGAATTGGCTGATCCTCGGCTAGAAGGAAGATACGATGTTGAGGAAATGTACCGTGCCATGTCCACAGCGCTTGCCTGCCTCCATCACTCGTCCAGCAACCGCCCCAAAATGTCAAGG GTTGTGCAACTGCTAAAAGGAGAGGGTGGAAGCGCAGAGTTGAAACAGAAGTCCTTGGGAGGGAGGGCAATCTTATTAGATGCATGTGATTTGGAAGACTACAACAAAGAGAGTTACCAAAATGACCTCACCCGCCACATGCAGCTAGTCATGGAATAG
- the LOC124926923 gene encoding uncharacterized protein LOC124926923, which yields MCSVRLGPFFLGISSSPDLHFSRFKFAGRSSFSCNRVDLMTPLSITRNRYWILRHGKSIPNEKGLIVSSLENGRLEEYRLATEGIDQANLAGESFRQKLLEENIELKDVRICYSPFSRTSHTAKVVASTLDIPFEGTQCKAFEDLRERYFGPSFELQSHDKYAEIWGLDENDPFMKAEEGGESVFDVSSRLIPALIAIDAEFERCAILVVSHGDPLQILQTLFNAAAKDDEGSNGKDLVSRLEAVRVHEILSQHRNYALSTGELRALI from the exons ATGTGTAGTGTGAGATTAGGTCCCTTCTTCCTTGGTATCTCCTCCTCGCCGGACCTCCATTTTTCCCGATTCAAGTTCGCCGGACGATCTTCTTTCTCGTGCAACCGTGTTGATCTGATGACTCCATTATCCATCACGAGAAACAGATACTGGATTCTGAGACATGGAAAAAGCATCCCAAATGAAAAGGGACTCATAGTTTCCTCTCTG GAAAATGGGAGACTTGAAGAATACCGATTAGCTACTGAAGGTATTGATCAAGCAAACTTAGCCGGAGAATCGTTTCGTCAA AAACTATTAGAAGAGAACATAGAACTTAAAGATGTAAGGATCTGCTATTCTCCCTTCTCAAGAACTAGCCACACTGCTAAAGTGGTGGCATCTACTCTCGATATTCCTTTTGAAGGAACTCAATGTAAG GCATTTGAAGATCTTCGAGAGCGTTATTTTGGTCCTTCCTTTGAACTCCAATCACATGATAAA TATGCAGAGATATGGGGTCTTGATGAGAATGATCCATTTATGAAGGCTGAAGAAGGTGGGGAAAGTGTGTTTGATGTTTCCTCTAGACTTATACCTGCTTTGATTGCCATTGATGCTGAATTTGAAAG ATGTGCAATCTTGGTGGTTAGCCATGGTGATCCCCTGCAAATCTTGCAGACATTGTTCAATGCTGCTGCTAAAGACGATGAAGGATCAAATGGGAAGGATCTTGTCTCAAGATTGGAGGCTGTCAGGGTTCATGAGATCCTATCACAACACCGCAATTATGCCCTTTCGACTGGAGAGCTTCGTGCTCTTATATAG
- the LOC124923974 gene encoding uncharacterized protein LOC124923974 isoform X3 has product MALLLGEDGRGYDLARKLESLGVWRTWLGDALYSSFIHCLTSPSSWDVFMSTDDSKSRAQIQLQLRVRALLFDKASASQLLRPPLQSSSSSIISKLNPNYLQLHGDDIYFSYEDCPQDEQQQQQQRDSTAGSKKPQQKPQSKASSVSVGSRYGGDKDMDNSSQRLRHDEFPETWYNQFFEKYRVTKPYRIASADQEGDKRTPEKMSSFIITNEKIKKRRAAFKEDETNNAINNRVTKSRISTLDETEAIDDDSVFFPEIMFPFNCVPSSTFPPMRRLEQNRKIDFNGILDSLPKMMAKNHTMIERLGIRPENMGMEQQGGNQFHGKAWDEGKRRQLSEKQASEMSRKVIARNLTEIGFDSSCKTSVDVLSQLLSSHTCKLGRVLRMLTDNYRKKCSAVELVKMFLQTTGYSNLGGLAEIVKDNSRNNPVQQTQQQQLQLIQSQLHPQFQAQLRQSQQVTRQMHPQMQMQMQQIQLQMQMQQMQQQQMAQPQNLVFQQQQQQQMERIRRRQPAAAAAAAISSSTTTTTTTTTTNSTPRTMVQVKLENPSEFTPSPMETNNNNTFGGGATAAAGGMMNIRHPHQLQFQQHHQIAAMSNFQAQSTNQYRQSAILPAATASHHQIPQVQTPTSNNGGNSSLMRAQPVKVEGFQELMGGDLATIKLDNNSSAEGNGKITSPPLPQPPK; this is encoded by the exons ATGGCGTTGCTACTCGGCGAAGACGGCCGGGGTTACGACCTTGCTCGGAAGCTCGAGAGCCTTGGGGTGTGGCGGACGTGGCTTGGTGATGCTCTCTATTCCAGTTTCATCCATTGCCTCACTTCCCCGTCGTCATGGGACGTCTTCATGAGCACGGATGATTCGAAATCTAGGGCACAAATCCAACTCCAGCTCAGGGTTCGGGCTCTTCTATTCGATAAAGCCTCCGCCTCTCAATTGCTCCGACCGCCTCTGCAGTCTTCTTCTTCGTCCATAATTTCGAAGCTTAATCCGAATT ATTTGCAGTTACACGGCGATGACATTTACTTCAGTTACGAAGATTGTCCTCAAgatgaacaacaacaacaacaacaacggGACAGTACTGCCGGTTCTAAGAAACCACAACAGAAG CCCCAATCAAAGGCATCATCAGTAAGTGTTGGTTCAAGATATGGTGGTGACAAAGATATGGACAATTCGTCTCAGAGGTTGAGACATGATGAATTTCCAGAGACATGGTATAATCAGTTCTTTGAGAAATATAGAGTTACTAAACCATATAGAATCGCCTCAGCTGACCAGGAAGGTGACAAACGTACACCTGAGAAGATGTCGTCTTTTATTATAACCAATGAGAAGATCAAGAAAAGGAGAGCAGCATTCAAGGAAGATGAGACCAATAATGCTATCAATAATCGCGTGACAAAAAGTAGGATCTCCACTTTGGACGAAACCGAAGCAATCGATGATGATTCTGTTTTTTTCCCTGAAATAATGTTCCCCTTTAACTGTGTCCCCTCTAGTACATTTCCACCTATGCGTCGATTGGAGCAAAACCGCAAAATAGATTTTAATGGAATACTTGATAGTCTACCAAAAATGATGGCGAAGAACCATACTATGATTGAGAGACTTGGAATCAGACCAGAGAACATGGGCATGGAGCAGCAGGGAGGAAATCAATTCCATGGGAAAGCCTGGGATGAAGGGAAGAGAAGACAGTTGAGTGAAAAACAGGCATCAGAAATGTCTAGGAAGGTGATAGCCCGTAATTTAACTGAGATAGGGTTTGATAGCTCATGTAAAACTTCGGTGGATGTGTTATCCCAGCTCCTGAGCTCTCATACATGTAAGCTGGGACGTGTTCTGAGGATGCTTACTGATAATTACAGAAAGAAATGCTCAGCCGTTGAACTGGTCAAGATGTTCCTTCAAACAACAGGATATAG TAATTTAGGAGGATTAGCAGAGATTGTGAAGGATAATTCAAGAAACAACCCTGTGCAACAAACTCAGCAGCAACAACTACAGTTGATCCAGTCACAATTACATCCGCAATTCCAGGCACAGCTTAGACAATCTCAACAA GTTACAAGACAGATGCATCCACAAATGCAGATGCAAATGCAACAAATACAGTTGCAAATGCAGATGCAACAGATGCAGCAGCAGCAGATGGCTCAGCCGCAAAACCTAGTATTCCAGcagcagcaacaacaacaaATGGAAAGGATTAGAAGGCGTCAAccagctgctgctgctgctgctgctatTAGTAGTAGTACTACTACTACAACTACTACTACTACGACTAATAGTACCCCTCGGACGATGGTCCAAGTGAAGCTTGAAAACCCATCGGAGTTCACACCTTCTCCTATGGaaaccaataataataatacatttggAGGAGGAGCAACAGCAGCAGCAGGAGGGATGATGAATATAAGGCATCCCCACCAGTTGCAATTCCAGCAACATCATCAGATTGCAGCAATGTCAAACTTCCAGGCGCAATCCACCAATCAATATCGACAATCAGCCATATTACCCGCCGCCACCGCCTCCCATCATCAGATTCCTCAAGTCCAAACACC GACTAGTAATAACGGAGGAAATAGCAGTTTGATGAGGGCACAACCGGTGAAAGTAGAGGGATTCCAAGAGTTGATGGGTGGGGATTTGGCGACAATAAAGCTCGACAACAACAGCTCAGCAGAAGGGAATGGAAAAATAActtctcctcctcttcctcAACCTCCAAAGTAA